A stretch of DNA from Sugiyamaella lignohabitans strain CBS 10342 chromosome B, complete sequence:
GTACATCAATGTCGACGCATCCATTGCCAGACGACGAGTGGCCTACCGCCACGTCGACTCAGGCATCACCCCGAATCTCGAACTAGCCTATGCCCGTGCCGACGGCAATGACGCTACAAACGGTATATACATTTCCACCCACTCTAGTCCACCGGACATCACTATCCAAAGCATAGACGAACCCAGCGGTCCCGAGACTACGTCCACGCGAACCTGTCTCAACTGCCGCCACGTACATGCTGTGGGTTTACAAGCTAATCCATGAACTGTGTCACTACTAATCCAACcgcgcctccggcggctggggctctgccccagaccccgtggctcctctcgcttcgctcgagtcgttacgtgaGGATCCCACATTTTAAACGCTTTCTGGAAACCAGgcgtaacgactcgagcgcagcgagaggagccgtggggtctggggcgcagccccagccgccggaggcagctgcGAAGTTAGTCTGTGTCGAAAAATTGGTCGTCATGGTAGTCGCGAAGCAGTGCTGAGGTGAGACGGACGTAGTCCCAGCGGGCCCAGACGGGGCTCAGTGGTGAAGCCGGGTACCAGTAGTTGACGCTCACACAGAGTTCTGAGTTGTCTATCTGGACTTGGTGGTACCAGAGGGCCGGGATGAATAGAATGTCGCCAGGCTCGAGGACCACTCTGTATACTTTGCAGTGGGTGCGATATATAGAATTGTGGGTCGATGGGTCGCTGGGGTCCACAGTGGGAAACATGACTCGTGGTTCTTTGCTCTCGACTCCTTTTAATGAAATCTCCAAGGATGTGTCTCCGGGGATGTATTGGTCAGTGCCGTCGATATGGATGTAAAACTTTCCGTCTCGCTTGACATAGGTTGCTGGAACAAGAAACTTTTCTAAACAGAGTTAGCTGACTGTAGCTTAAAGCATGTGATGTCTGCTTTCAACTTACCATCGAGACAATATGCATCACCTGGAGGAATCAGGTAAATGACTTTTTGGCCTGTTACCTGTGCAAATAAATTATCGTAATTGTCTAGTACCGTTAGTAACCTTATGGATTTTGAGAGGTAGGGCCTCTATCTCCCTCGATCTCTTATCATAATCGTTCACTTGATGCCTCGCAGAAATGTTCCTCCGTCAAGGATCAAATCAATATATCACATACCGTTATGCAAGCGAGACGTCGTGCCAGAGCTACCAATCCATAAATTGACAGCCTCGGGCTCGTCTCTGAAAACAGGGTCCGCGAATGGCAGTGACCCAGGGATATCTTTGAGGAGCGGGCTGAACTCTTTGTGAAGATTACCATCCTGGCTTTGCATATAATACGCAGATGGATTAGATTTGGCGTGCTCCAGAAGATCCAGCAGTTCACCACCAGACATCTCAGATATTTCAGGTTTGACAAATATAGAACCATGAATTGGCGAGTCGGCATTGCCATATGGAGTTTCTGCCACTTTGACTTTCAGATGGCCCATCTTGGATCTCAAACCATCTGCATTCAGCTCCAATGAGTTGAATATATTAGAATCTGTATGAAAGTTAGTATACAGAAAACTTGAGCTGGcttataatatatttcaaTATTATCAAATAATACTAAATTTGTGAGCTTTTAGTTGAAAAAATTGGTCTCACACTTGAAATTTAGTAGTATACACAACTTACTTCTGATCCATAGGGGAAAATTATCGGCTACACTTCTGCTCAATTGCATAGAGTCAATTCCACCATTCTCATCAGCTATAACCTCTGGAACCTCGTCTGGATATGCCAAATTTTGAACATCCATCTGCCGTAGAAGTCCATACTCCAGCAGCTTCCGCGAAACGGATCCCTCCATCGCCTTTCACTATGATTTGAGATTGTTTGGATTGACGCTGTGGATCCTTTTTTGTTACCCCCTGCATATTGTCATGTGACGAGGTTCACAATGATCCCTGGCTACACTGTCACTTAACCGGAAGAAAGTAGTTTTGCAACTGCTAGGAACTGTAAAGAAACTCCAGCTGGAGAGATTCTTATACAATTTTATAGTAGTTTTCAGATGGATATCAACGGTCCTAGCAACTCCTGCgtagcaggagccacggggtctggggcggagccccagccgccggaggcaaaaccGTCCACCCCGTATGTCTATGTCCGAGTAGGTCATAGAAATGTAGAGCGGAAGGAGCTACTGGTCTCAGGGGTAAGTGGAGTTCGCGGGGGATGGCCGGCTTTCGGCGGCCGAGTCAACCCCGGCGGAATGTGGATGGATAGCCGCGCGTCAGGGTACCGACAATTTACCGACGAAAAGTACCGACGTGCTTCTCCACTTTGGGAGCCTGTCATAGCGTCAGTTCCGAGCAGGAATATATTCAGGTGAGCAAGAGCGGAACTACTTGGTAAGTATTTTGACGTGGCTTCAAGTTGAGGAGTAGATTTTCGAAGATTTTACTTGTACTGTCGTTTGGATTGGCTATTGATTGAAAATATCTAACACTGTGGTTTTAGCAAAGCATTTATTTCAGAGTCATAATTCAAATTACCAGGTCAGCGGTTGAACATTAAAGTTGAATACAGCTCACTACGAAATTAATTTTACTTGGAAATATCATTAAAATACACAATGctttcagcttcatcatTAAGAAGGGCCGCATTCAGTGCCAGAAGTGCTGGTATCATCAGATCCAGATTGGCATCGACTTTGGCGGTTATTGAGCATGCCGACTCTAATGTGGCCGCTGGTTCTCTGAGTGCCATCTCGGCAGCCAAAGAGTTAGCAGGTTCTGACCCAGTGACTGCTATTATTGCTGGATCTAATGCTGCCAAGGTTGCCGAATCATTGGGAAAGGTTCCTGGCATTAGCAAGATTCTTGTTGCTAGCAACTCTGCTTACGACAAGGGATTACCAGAAAACTTGGCTCAATTATTGGCCGAGAACGTCAAAAAGAACGGATTTTCTCATGTTGTGGCTGCTAGCTCGGCATTTGGTAAAAATGTCATCCCTAGAGTTGGTGCTCTTTTGGATGTCCAACCCAttactgatatcatcaagaTTGAATCTGAAGACACTTTCGTCCGTCCCATTTATGCTGGCAATGCCATTGCTACTACCAAATCCAATGATCAAATCAAGCTAGTAACCATCAGAACTTCAGCAttcgctgctgctgaaactgaaggcggttctggtgccgctgTAGAGGATGCCGTCGATCCTAATTCCGAGTCTCTCTCTGAATGGATCTCTGAGGAATTGACCAAGAGTGAACGTCCTGATTTGGGTGTTGCATCCAAGATTGTTTCTGGAGGTAGAGGTCTTAAGGACAAGGAGAACTTTGACAAGGTTATTTATCCATTTGCTGATGCCATTGgcgctgctgttggtgcttCAAGAGCGGCTGTCGACTCTGGTTTTGCTGATAATTCTCTCCAAGTTGGTCAAACCGGTAAAGTCGTGGCTCCCGAGCTTTATATTGCCGTCGGTATCTCCGGTGCTATTCAACACTTGGCTGGTATGAAGGACTCGAAGACCATTGTGGCCATCAACAAGGACCCAGAGGCCCCCATTTTCCAGGTTGCTGATCTCGGTCTTGTTGCAGACCTCTTTGAGGCTGTTCCTGAGCTCACCACCAAGCTCGGTTAAACTGTATATTTAAACCAATAACAAAACTACCTGAAGTATAAGATTTTCTCTAGTGCAGGGCTCGGCTCCACCCCAGATGTGTCGTGCTTTTCAAGCGAGCACTCTAACGGTGTAGAAAACGAGTCGAGGAATGTGACGGAAAATAAGCGGAATGGGTGAAAAGGACCTAAACACTGCCAGACATGGAAACTCCAGGGGTAGATTCGTGGTGCGGCTGAGAGATCAACCGAGACCTGCATACTGATAACGATTTTTATGATCGTTAATGAGTCAAGAGGGAATTGTTCGCGGGATTTAGTGTGACTGTTTGGTGAAAAACTGtcatattaatatatatatagaagAGGGTCTGAGGTTTTTTTCATCTGTCCTTTCTGCCTTTTTGCATTTGtattataattttttttggcagaaAAATGCTTCGCACTTCCCGTCTGTCGTTAATAGCTCAATCTCTGGGCAAAAGAGCATACTCAGTCGAGGTCAACAAATCCTGGACTCCTTATGTAGTCCAGACTTATTCTCGTCCTGAAGTCTTTTTAAACAAGGGTAAAGGATCGTTGCTATGGGACTCGGAGGGAAAAAAGTATATTGATTTCACTGCTGGTATTGCAGTCACCTCTTTAGGGCATGCTGACGACGAGATTGCTGAGATTTTAAAAGATCAAGGCTCATTATTGCTCCACACTTCGAATTTGTATTATAGTGACTGGATGGTTAAGGCTGCTCATGATATCATTGAGACTACCAAGAGATCAGGTGGTATGAAAGATGCTCATCAAGTATTTTTTGCTAACAGTGGTACTGAAGCCAACGAAGCTGCCCTCAAGTTTGCCCGTAAATGGGGAAATACTCGTTCTCATCCTCGTAATGGGGTTGTCTCATTTGGTGGCTCTTTCCATGGTCGTACATTTGGATCTCTAAGTGCCACTGCCACCCCAAAATATCAGGAGCCTTTTGCTCCTATGGTGCCAGGATTCAAGCATGGCACGATCAATGATACTCCCGCCTTGTCGTCTTTGATCACTGAAGATACTTGTGGAGTAATTGTTGAGCCAATCCAGGGAGAAGGTGGTATCAACAGCTGCTCAGTTGAATTCTTGACTgctcttcgtcgtcgttgTGACGAAGTGGATGCTGTGCTCATCTACGACGAGATTCAATGTGGACTTGGTCGTACCGGTGACTTCTGGGCACACCAAATCTTACCCCAAGAGGCTCACCCAGACATCCTCACTACTGCTAAATCCCTTGGTAATGGTTTCCCTATCGGTGCCACTATCGTATCTGAGCGTATTGGTAACGTTCTTGCCAAGGGTGACCACGGAAGTACCTACGGTGGAAACCCATTGGGTGCTCGCATTGCTTGCAATACAGTTGCTCGTCTATCAGACGCCAAGTTCTTGGAGGGCGTCAAAGAGAGGTCAAAGGTATTCACCGACCGTTTCAGTCAGCTCCAAACCAAGTACCCTAAGCTTGTCACTGAAACCCGTGGCCGCGGTCTTATTCTCGGTTTACAACTAACCGTTGATGTTGCACCAATTATCGACCAACTTCGTGAGAAGGGACTTCTTGTGGTGTCTTGTGGAACCAACACTCTTCGTTTCGTACCTGCCCTTAATATCCCAACCGAGCTTATTGAAGAGGGACTCGATATTATCGATGCAACGCTCTCGAGCCAATCTCAATAAATAGActacaattttttttacattGACTTTAATACTGAACTGAaagctgcctccggtggctgaGTCTCTCATAGGATATTCTTATAGGATATCTGTGTATTGAGCCTGGAGAATAGCTAGAGGGACAGCAGTGACTAGGGCAGAGCCCCTGCCCCTGACAGAGGAGACATAAGCCGAATCACAGAttggaaaatatgaaaatgCATTAAGTGtgtgaataaaataaaataaatgtTCCAAGTAGCTGGCGACTAAGTTACTGAGAATGCATCGAAAATTACATTAAGTTGGTTACCTATTGATAACCAGCTGCTTACCAGTTGCTTACCAGTTGGCTCTACTGCCACCAGCATTTCGAAGCTTGTTTCGCAAGTTGTCTCTACGATCTGAGGAACTATTAGAGTTGTCAGAATACATATGGGGTCGTGAGCTGGTGGGTGCATTACCCCTTATAGggagatgctgttgttgttgttgagcctgttgttcttgctgctctagctgctgttgctgacgACGTCTATAAATCTCTTGTAATGATGACTGGCTCCGTGATGATAGGGGCCTACCTGGCAGCTGTTCAGATTGATTCTGCAAGCCATTGCTATAGTTTCGCCCACTGGAAGGAGTCGCAGCTGATTGAGGTACTCCCAGCCATTGAGGAGCATAGCCTTCTTTTGCTGTATAATAGCGTACTAATGCCTTGTGTATAACTGTATCTGTCTCGGTATCTCCATCGTGTTCAGAGTTAGATAGTGACAGATTCGATAACGCCTGAGAGGCGGATCCATACTGTGTCTTGATTTTAGACCAGAATTGTGACATATCTGATCAGTACTGCTATCTCCCCGTAGTTTGGTGAAGCTAGCTTGCTGTAATATTATATGACATATAaaagtcacgtgatacTTAATGACCCAGGGCATTGGACGTCGGGACACGACTCGTGAAGTCTCAGAACCAGTTTCTAAAGGGGAAGAGAAAGTTGGTTGATAGGTTCACGGAAGTGAACATATAATTAGATACTCTTTTTACACGTTTTGTCGTAATTCTGTTATGATTTGAAAGGGTTCATGTTATTGCATACATTTGCCTTCTCGGCTATATATAGCAATAGTAGAGCTGCTCTAATTCTTGAAGATTGCAGTTGAAAGACGATTAGTTCTGATCCCATATGGTAAGACTGACTAGTAACTTAATGGTAATGGTTACTACTACTACGGCAATATCTATTATCTTGCCGTATATATGACGTCCTGAGCGAAATATTTTAGTGGTGGGTCACATACCCGCTGCTCTAGCCTTATCTCTCTAATCTCAAATGTTCTTagtttattaatattatctaTTCTTTTGTGTAGTATCAATTTAGGAGCCTTCGGCATCTACAAGCTTTTGTACTTAAAATATTACAAGCTATTCGAATTCAATAGAGCCAATGCAGTGGTATCTGGGCTGCAATACTAAAAGGCGTGACTCGAGCTCAAGTACTGATATAGATGcatctttttttgctaTGTCTCTTAGACTGAAACCAAATATTGGAATATTCCCGTGAgtctaatatatatatatattcgGGCCTGATCACAACGTCTAAACCATGTCAGTATCTTATCGTACCCTTATCTTACAGCGTCGATCGCAGAATTTGGAGCCAAGACCGCTTATCGCTCTCTACTAGCCCTATCAGTCTTGTTCATATGCGCGGCTCTCTGACTAAGTTTCCACGAAGCTTGAGAGGGACCAGACGTGTCAAGAGCtaactttattttctttatttgttttcGGACTGCATTGAAATACAGCCAAAGCGGTAAATTCCGAACCTTCCTTAACTATGATTCATATTGGGCACGGGCGAGCAGGATATCTAGAGTGAGCAGTACCTGCGGTCCATCCAGTTTTTTTGCTTATATCCTGAATTTCATCTCTAAAGACACcattaattattttaaaTTGATAGATACAAGCAACCATAGCGCTGACACAACCAAAATAGTAACAGAGTAAAAGACGGACCAGGTCAACGGAAAACAAACTGCAGCTGCATACAACATGAGATATATAGAACGGATGAGCTGCCTGATTTGGAACTGCACATGCCGTTATCAGCAGGACATCGTGTGTTCAGAACGAAAGCCGGTCCATGAATTTTTGACTAATCCACACCCGTAGTTAGATTTCAAAGGACAGGGTCAGTGAAATGATCTTATATAACGACACAGAAGCCATCAGAGCTTTTACTTAGTCCAATAGtccaatatcaaaaacTTTTCAGTTTGCCCAGGAACGGTATCGGTATTGACGATCGTTCGTCATATACGGATCAATTTGGCTTGTAAAAAGCCGTTGGTTTGTACATAATTATAACCTATTGCCGAAGCACGTTCTCGAACTGATATCTGTCGGGTGAACACGACTCTGGAACGGTTGTAAGCGGCCCTGATAATCTCAACAGGGtaagaagagaagcaggaacaacaATTTTAAGGGCTACTATGGCATGATCGCCATACTAACGCTCCGTTACAGCTATCTCTGAAACCTGACGTTTGGTAGCGTACATCGTCGCTTTCGACATTCACAACACTGCTAATATAGCATGAAGTTTGCAAAGAGGTATGTATTCTGGGTATAACTTAGCTCTGTATTTTATGGAAATTACGAGACTGAGTAAATTGAGCGAGAGGTGAATAATGTGAGGGTTGTAGGATTTATCTGTATTATCAGGAACTGGTAGTCAGACCAAATCGAAGACCCTAAGCTTAAGCCGATCTATCCTTTGATCCATAAAAGCCCTTCTAAGAGTAATTTGTTTGTCAGAAGCATAAATGGGACTCGAATTTGGCTACTTAATGAATAATTCACTAACGACTATTGCAGTTTGCAAAGGAACCAGGTTCCTGAATGGAGGTGAGTATATGCTACATGCTATATTGATGTTGCCAATTTAGACAGTCAATTGAGTACGGATATATGGATATCTATCTCATAGATATAGACGGTAATAGAATGAAGGGCTGAATCGGCTATATTCCATGAGCTATATTTTGTGACCTTCAGTCCATGCCAATGACGGACTTTGGGCCCCGATTATTTTTGATGCCTGGACCAGATCGATCGCCTTTGGTCTCGAGCCACGAAACTAACCCTGTAGTCTTTCCTATTTAAATTACAAGGAACTGAAGAAAATCATAAAGCAGATTAGCGAAAGTCGCAATGAATCTGAATCCACACCAACTGTATTAGGCAAGTCCCTGTCAGTGGCCTCGCTCACATCCACCTTGTCTGAGACAACATTGGCGccttttttctttgctttGGATCGAAATGCCGAATCAGTCGACTCGTTTTTCAATGCCAAGTTTGCAGAATATTGCCGTCGACTTGGTCATGTGGAAGAACGATACACACTCAATTCACTAAACAGTAAGACCTTTGAGTTTGAGGAACTAGAGGATCTGATGGGTGTGTTAGTGGAGTTACGCAGTCAGTTTCGTAAATTACAATGGTATGCCGAAGTTAATAAGCGAGGATTTGTGAAGATTCTCAAAAAGTTCGATAAAAAGATCGGAACTCATACACAAATGAAGTATTTAACATCGAAAATATCCATTCTACCATTTGCAAATGGTGTGTTGATCGATGATAAACTGGCTGATGTCAACAAATACCTGTCAGTTATCTCACCACTGGTTAGTTCGTCGAGAGATGACGATGGTAACAGCGTGAAGACCGACCACAGAAATGATTCTGATCTGTTTCTGGAAGTTTCGTCAATCAATGGTGTTGGTGCCGGTGGTAATACGTCAGATAGTGGATTTGTCGGCGAAATGAAACTTGCAATTGCAACGGATGACGTGGAGAATTTAGAGAGCGTTCTTTCTGAGGGCCCTGTGAGCCAAAAGGTGCTTTTGTCACTATTATTCAAAGCAGTATCTGCCAAAGCTACCAAGTCAATTAAACTCCTGTTGACCCATATTGAGACGCTAGAGGAACTAGCTGAGCTCAACGGAAGAAACGTGATACATCGAATTATCATTAACCATGGCCGTCGTAGGAACAACGCTAAAACCACAACTTCTTCACCGGCTACACCCGAGTCAAATGTTGGCGAAGCTGGAGCCAGTGGTAGCGTCAGCCCAAGTACAAACCCAAACAAAGCCAATACTGAAACCTCATCTAGTTCCTCTGTGATAGATGACAGCTCAACAGGACACCATAGCATGAACTTTCTCCATCCTGCTGTTGTACCAAGAGCTGCAACAAATATGATGAAGGTTTTTGGAAGTGACGGAGAACATGCTGCAGACGATGAAACTGTCCTGGACTTCTTATTAGGATGTTTGGATAATAAGCAACGAAGCGCAATCATTGCTCGCGACCATCACAACCGAACTCCTCTTCACTATGCTGCTCATTACGGTCTTAAGCTCATGACAACTGTGTTATTAAAGTATATGAAGGACTGGGGATACCTATCTAGCAGCGGCATCACAGAAAGTGAATGGAAAGACAGCGAAGGAATCCTCCCTATTCAATTATCGGTTGCTGCAGACCATCCTAAGACAACAAAGGTACTATTAGAGGCGATAGAGCCAACTGATTCGAACAAGAAACAATTGGCTGCTGACTTGTTGCCAGTTGCATCTCAGTTAGGAGCTAAAAAGCTACTTGAAGTTCTATTGGACTATGGGTTGGATATCAATTTCACTTCTGAATCGCTCAACAACGAGACACCGTTATTTATCTGCTCGAAGATGAATCATGTCGAAGCTGTCCAACTGTTAATAGATAGACATGCGGACACTGAAATTAGTGAAGGTACTTATGGCTGGACTCCTGTTTTTGTTGCCGCAGTAGATGGGTTCCGAGAAATTGTGAAGATTCTACTTAGTGGAGGTAGTCGTATTGATATTGTGGACGGATCAGGTTGGAACGCCATGGAGCATGCTTGTCTTCGTGGACACCTCGATCTGGTAGATATTCTCAAACCCCCATTCCCATTCAAGTCTGTGTTGGAAACTAGTAATAGCAATGGCTCAGACAGCGACGTTTCTACTCCTAATCCCGCTACAGCTCCAGGTCGTAGTAACCTGGCCCCGGAGCCACACCAGCCTTCTACAATCGATCCTATCAAGACATTTGGTCACAGATATCTAAAGGATAAGTCCATGGTTTTGGTCACTATTGGTACGACGGATCTGAGAAAAATGATCAACCCCGTCCAGCTCGATCGTGTGCCCTATTCCAAGGCACATTCCACCCAGCTCGATACCGCCTTATCTATGATTGTGTCGGCTTCTGGATGTATTGGAGAACCAGCTGTAATTGATCTACCCATTCCAGACTATGGACTATCAACAGAGCCATTATCATT
This window harbors:
- the ARG8 gene encoding acetylornithine transaminase (Acetylornithine aminotransferase; catalyzes the fourth step in the biosynthesis of the arginine precursor ornithine; GO_component: GO:0005759 - mitochondrial matrix [Evidence IEA]; GO_component: GO:0005759 - mitochondrial matrix [Evidence IDA] [PMID 205532]; GO_component: GO:0005739 - mitochondrion [Evidence IEA]; GO_component: GO:0005739 - mitochondrion [Evidence IDA] [PMID 16823961]; GO_function: GO:0003992 - N2-acetyl-L-ornithine:2-oxoglutarate 5-aminotransferase activity [Evidence IEA]; GO_function: GO:0003992 - N2-acetyl-L-ornithine:2-oxoglutarate 5-aminotransferase activity [Evidence IDA] [PMID 2199330]; GO_function: GO:0003824 - catalytic activity [Evidence IEA]; GO_function: GO:0030170 - pyridoxal phosphate binding [Evidence IEA]; GO_function: GO:0008483 - transaminase activity [Evidence IEA,IEA]; GO_function: GO:0016740 - transferase activity [Evidence IEA]; GO_process: GO:0006526 - arginine biosynthetic process [Evidence IEA,IEA]; GO_process: GO:0006526 - arginine biosynthetic process [Evidence TAS] [PMID 12603335]; GO_process: GO:0006525 - arginine metabolic process [Evidence IEA]; GO_process: GO:0008652 - cellular amino acid biosynthetic process [Evidence IEA]; GO_process: GO:0006592 - ornithine biosynthetic process [Evidence TAS] [PMID 205532]), translating into MLRTSRLSLIAQSLGKRAYSVEVNKSWTPYVVQTYSRPEVFLNKGKGSLLWDSEGKKYIDFTAGIAVTSLGHADDEIAEILKDQGSLLLHTSNLYYSDWMVKAAHDIIETTKRSGGMKDAHQVFFANSGTEANEAALKFARKWGNTRSHPRNGVVSFGGSFHGRTFGSLSATATPKYQEPFAPMVPGFKHGTINDTPALSSLITEDTCGVIVEPIQGEGGINSCSVEFLTALRRRCDEVDAVLIYDEIQCGLGRTGDFWAHQILPQEAHPDILTTAKSLGNGFPIGATIVSERIGNVLAKGDHGSTYGGNPLGARIACNTVARLSDAKFLEGVKERSKVFTDRFSQLQTKYPKLVTETRGRGLILGLQLTVDVAPIIDQLREKGLLVVSCGTNTLRFVPALNIPTELIEEGLDIIDATLSSQSQ
- the AIM45 gene encoding Aim45p (Putative ortholog of mammalian ETF-alpha; interacts with frataxin, Yfh1p; null mutant displays elevated frequency of mitochondrial genome loss; may have a role in oxidative stress response; ETF-alpha is an electron transfer flavoprotein complex subunit; GO_component: GO:0005759 - mitochondrial matrix [Evidence IEA]; GO_component: GO:0005739 - mitochondrion [Evidence IEA]; GO_component: GO:0005739 - mitochondrion [Evidence IDA] [PMID 11502169]; GO_component: GO:0005739 - mitochondrion [Evidence IDA] [PMID 14562095]; GO_component: GO:0005739 - mitochondrion [Evidence IDA] [PMID 14576278]; GO_component: GO:0005739 - mitochondrion [Evidence IDA] [PMID 16823961]; GO_component: GO:0005739 - mitochondrion [Evidence IDA] [PMID 17054397]; GO_function: GO:0009055 - electron carrier activity [Evidence IEA]; GO_function: GO:0050660 - flavin adenine dinucleotide binding [Evidence IEA]; GO_function: GO:0003674 - molecular_function [Evidence ND]; GO_process: GO:0008150 - biological_process [Evidence ND]; GO_process: GO:0055114 - oxidation-reduction process [Evidence IEA]) is translated as MLSASSLRRAAFSARSAGIIRSRLASTLAVIEHADSNVAAGSLSAISAAKELAGSDPVTAIIAGSNAAKVAESLGKVPGISKILVASNSAYDKGLPENLAQLLAENVKKNGFSHVVAASSAFGKNVIPRVGALLDVQPITDIIKIESEDTFVRPIYAGNAIATTKSNDQIKLVTIRTSAFAAAETEGGSGAAVEDAVDPNSESLSEWISEELTKSERPDLGVASKIVSGGRGLKDKENFDKVIYPFADAIGAAVGASRAAVDSGFADNSLQVGQTGKVVAPELYIAVGISGAIQHLAGMKDSKTIVAINKDPEAPIFQVADLGLVADLFEAVPELTTKLG